CCTACTGGGGCCAGGCCGACCCCGTCACTCTGCTGCCCGAGGACCTCGATGTGGTGTTCCTGTCCTGCTACACGAGCGCGAGCAGCCTGGGCGCGGCGCTCGCCAAGCTGTTCCGGGCGCGCGGCGCGCTCACGGTGCTGGGCGGCCCCCACGCGCGCAGCTTCCCGGACGACGGCGCGCGCTTCTTCGACGTGGTGGTGCGCGAGTGTGACCGGACGCTGATCGAGGAGCTGTTGCGCGACCTCCCGCGCGGACAGGTCCTGTCGAGCCCGCGCCCGCTGCGCGCGCTGCCGCCGGTCGAGGCGCGCGCGCCCGAGATCGCGGCCGCGCACTTCCTGCACGGCCGGGCCACGAGCACGAGCTTCGTGCCGCTGCTCGCGAGCCTGGGCTGTCCGTACGCGTGTGACTTCTGCACCGACTGGGACAATCCCTACCGACTCACTCCGCTCGACCAGCTCGACGGTGACCTGGAGTTCATCTCGACCCGCTTCCCGCGCGCGCTGATTCCCTTCCACGATCCGAACTTCGCCGTGAAGTTCGACCAGGTGCTCGACGTGATCGAGCGCCGGCCCGCGGCGCGCTGCAATCCCTACGTGATCCAGAGCTCGCTCTCCGTGCTGCGCGAAGACCGCCTGCGCCGCCTGCGCGACACGAACTGCATGTACGTGGCGCCGGGCGTGGAGTCGTGGAGTGACTACTCGAACAAGGCCGGTGTCTCGCGCCAGACGTGCGCGCGCGAGAAGCTCGAAGACGTGGTGCGCCACTTCGAGCTGATCGGAGAGTACGTGGGCGGCATGCAGGCGAACTTCCTGTTCGGCGTGGACTCCGACCAGGGCGACCAGCCCGTGGAGCTGGGCAAGGCGTTCATGGACCGCCTGCCGCGCGTCTGGCCGAACTTCAACGTGCCCACCCCGTTCGGCGGCACGCCTTTGTTCGACCGCTATCTCGGCGAAGGGCGCATACTGACTGGCATGCCTTTCTGCTTCTACTACACGCCCTACCTGGTCACGACGCTCGCGCACTACAGCGCGGAGCGCTTCTACGAGCAGCTGATCGCGCTGTTCTCGCACCTGGCTTCGGCGCGCTCGCTGTGTGCGCGCACGCGCGCGAGCTCGGGCATCTACCACGCCTTCAACGCGCTGCGCGTGTTCAACGTGCGGCTCTTGCTGGCTGAGTTCCGCGCCATCCTCGAGCG
This Myxococcota bacterium DNA region includes the following protein-coding sequences:
- a CDS encoding radical SAM protein → MRVGILELLIADGGRALPTRLYGRFISRHYASIMPQAVSYWCRSLGHETHYATYWGQADPVTLLPEDLDVVFLSCYTSASSLGAALAKLFRARGALTVLGGPHARSFPDDGARFFDVVVRECDRTLIEELLRDLPRGQVLSSPRPLRALPPVEARAPEIAAAHFLHGRATSTSFVPLLASLGCPYACDFCTDWDNPYRLTPLDQLDGDLEFISTRFPRALIPFHDPNFAVKFDQVLDVIERRPAARCNPYVIQSSLSVLREDRLRRLRDTNCMYVAPGVESWSDYSNKAGVSRQTCAREKLEDVVRHFELIGEYVGGMQANFLFGVDSDQGDQPVELGKAFMDRLPRVWPNFNVPTPFGGTPLFDRYLGEGRILTGMPFCFYYTPYLVTTLAHYSAERFYEQLIALFSHLASARSLCARTRASSGIYHAFNALRVFNVRLLLAEFRAILERLRHDPAFRDFHEGRSDTLPDFYRARARHLLGRYAELLSRDDLTPRLGSAARASA